One stretch of Paracoccus liaowanqingii DNA includes these proteins:
- a CDS encoding response regulator, which produces MVLHDPNALRAAAFASILSPWAQQSQVELRITHDPEELANLPDLGTTACIYPIGGWSLRHPNVTRTIARLRAISPTSPLIVFADEADSAEIAAAINGGLQGFIPTTMPANVALAAIQFIINGGTYHPHPLAGARSPAPLPVARVRTLDDHRPAAPDRPAPWPPARPRSWPAARAGPAPTNPWRVPRRRLPSSPTPRPSGAMSRCWSFWPRARRTRRSPAIST; this is translated from the coding sequence TTGGTTCTGCACGACCCGAACGCATTGCGGGCGGCAGCTTTCGCATCGATCCTCTCTCCCTGGGCGCAGCAGTCCCAAGTCGAGCTGCGGATCACCCATGACCCGGAGGAGCTGGCGAACCTGCCCGATCTGGGCACGACCGCCTGCATCTATCCCATCGGCGGGTGGTCCCTGCGCCATCCGAACGTCACCCGGACCATCGCCCGGCTGCGCGCCATCTCTCCGACCAGCCCGCTGATCGTCTTTGCCGACGAGGCCGACAGTGCCGAGATCGCGGCGGCGATCAATGGCGGCTTGCAGGGCTTCATCCCGACGACCATGCCCGCGAACGTGGCGCTGGCGGCGATCCAGTTCATCATCAATGGCGGGACCTATCACCCCCATCCGCTGGCAGGCGCCCGCAGCCCGGCGCCCCTGCCGGTGGCGCGTGTCCGCACCTTGGACGATCACCGGCCCGCCGCCCCCGACCGCCCCGCCCCCTGGCCACCCGCCCGTCCCCGGTCCTGGCCGGCAGCCCGCGCTGGACCGGCCCCAACCAACCCGTGGCGCGTCCCGAGACGGAGGCTCCCTTCCAGCCCGACGCCCCGACCAAGCGGCGCCATGTCGAGGTGCTGGAGTTTCTGGCCAAGGGCGAGACGAACAAGGAGATCGCCCGCCATCTCAACCTGA
- a CDS encoding LuxR C-terminal-related transcriptional regulator gives MLEFLAKGETNKEIARHLNLTEATIKVYVRELMKHFSAKNRMQVALKASALVQAQATTPQPEDDPEQIAPRPAMSCR, from the coding sequence GTGCTGGAGTTTCTGGCCAAGGGCGAGACGAACAAGGAGATCGCCCGCCATCTCAACCTGACCGAGGCGACGATCAAGGTCTATGTCCGCGAGCTGATGAAGCATTTCAGCGCCAAGAACCGGATGCAGGTCGCGCTGAAGGCCTCGGCGCTGGTGCAGGCTCAGGCGACCACGCCCCAGCCCGAGGACGACCCCGAGCAGATCGCGCCCCGCCCGGCGATGAGCTGCCGCTGA
- a CDS encoding BCCT family transporter, whose product MDKLAQRLGLRVDPTIFFASAGLSLVFVVLLVAMPEPIGAAFATGRAWIVTNLGWFFILAVNVWLGFLIYAAMSRHGHIRLGPRNSRPEYTNLSWFTMLFAGGIGTVLMFWGVAEPISHYQTPPLPGVEPFTLQAAQDAISISLYHLALHTWTIFALPGLAFAYFINRYDLPVRVSSVFYPLLREGIHGPIGKTIDIVSILGTLFGVAVSLGLGSSQVAAGLSELFGWSNDTGLRLAILGSLTIVATISIVAGLDKGVKFLSNLNIGMAVGLMLFVLITGSTLFLLRGIVETMGLYLSNLPRLAFWNDMLHGEGMATGDWGWQGDWTVFYWAWTVTWSPFIGLFVARISRGRTIREFVFGVLLAPSLFTVIWFAIFGWQALQIDGLGLAAREAMGPAAGSISAAVTESVPLAMFAFFAELPWAPLMQGLAVLVVAIFFATSSDSASLVVDMLCSGTAEPGPVRQRVFWGLAEGAIAATLILLAGEAGLTALQQVITVVGLPIFLLVFMMIPALIRGFAAEDIEHITIGKRPALSEFDPTVPEEPEKVQSPT is encoded by the coding sequence ATGGACAAGTTGGCACAGCGTTTGGGCCTTCGGGTGGACCCGACAATCTTCTTCGCCTCGGCGGGGCTCAGCCTCGTCTTCGTGGTCCTGCTGGTCGCCATGCCCGAGCCGATCGGCGCCGCCTTCGCCACCGGGCGGGCCTGGATCGTGACCAATCTGGGCTGGTTCTTCATCCTGGCGGTGAATGTCTGGCTGGGCTTCCTGATCTATGCCGCCATGTCGCGGCACGGCCATATCCGGCTTGGGCCGCGCAACTCGCGCCCCGAATACACCAATCTGTCATGGTTCACGATGCTGTTCGCGGGCGGCATCGGCACGGTCCTGATGTTCTGGGGCGTGGCCGAGCCGATCAGCCACTACCAGACGCCGCCTTTGCCGGGGGTCGAGCCCTTCACCCTGCAGGCCGCGCAGGACGCGATCTCGATCTCGCTCTATCACCTGGCGTTGCACACCTGGACGATCTTCGCGCTGCCGGGGCTGGCCTTCGCCTATTTCATCAACCGCTACGACCTGCCGGTGCGGGTCAGTTCTGTCTTCTACCCGTTGCTGCGCGAGGGGATCCACGGGCCCATCGGCAAGACCATCGACATCGTCTCGATCCTGGGCACGCTGTTCGGCGTCGCGGTGTCCCTGGGCCTGGGATCGTCGCAGGTGGCGGCGGGTCTGTCCGAGCTGTTCGGCTGGTCCAACGACACCGGGCTGCGGCTGGCGATCCTGGGCAGCCTGACCATCGTGGCCACGATCTCGATCGTGGCGGGGTTGGACAAGGGCGTGAAGTTCCTGTCGAACCTGAATATCGGCATGGCCGTGGGGCTGATGCTGTTCGTGCTGATCACCGGCTCGACCCTGTTCCTGCTGCGCGGCATCGTCGAGACGATGGGCCTCTACCTGTCCAACCTGCCGCGGCTGGCGTTCTGGAACGACATGCTGCATGGCGAGGGGATGGCCACCGGGGACTGGGGCTGGCAGGGCGACTGGACGGTCTTCTACTGGGCCTGGACGGTGACCTGGTCGCCCTTCATCGGGCTGTTCGTGGCGCGCATCTCGCGCGGGCGGACGATCCGGGAATTCGTCTTCGGCGTGCTGCTGGCGCCGTCGCTGTTCACGGTGATCTGGTTCGCGATCTTCGGCTGGCAGGCGCTGCAGATCGACGGCCTGGGACTGGCCGCACGCGAGGCGATGGGCCCCGCCGCGGGCAGCATCAGCGCAGCGGTGACCGAATCCGTGCCGCTGGCGATGTTCGCCTTCTTCGCCGAACTTCCCTGGGCGCCGCTGATGCAGGGGCTGGCGGTGCTGGTCGTAGCAATCTTCTTCGCGACCTCGTCGGATTCGGCCTCGCTGGTGGTCGACATGCTGTGCTCGGGCACCGCCGAGCCCGGCCCCGTGCGCCAGCGCGTCTTCTGGGGCCTGGCCGAGGGCGCCATCGCCGCGACCCTGATCCTGCTGGCGGGCGAGGCCGGGCTGACCGCGCTGCAGCAGGTCATCACGGTCGTGGGCCTGCCGATCTTCCTGCTGGTCTTCATGATGATCCCGGCGCTGATCCGGGGCTTCGCGGCCGAGGACATCGAGCACATCACCATCGGCAAGCGCCCCGCCCTGAGCGAGTTCGACCCGACGGTGCCGGAGGAACCCGAAAAGGTGCAGTCCCCGACCTGA
- a CDS encoding glycosyltransferase produces MVLHDKPGSSIVMVCPPYPSHVQAFEALARELRARGHQVRYLCADSARCLPVPPVPPPARQRLAGLRDDIAQGADRTDRLCRHGPALIAGLRADLILGDQTEPAAGLIAEHLGLPMISVACALPFDPEPGVPLPFLGWRCDPSPKGVERLASARRIATWVMSAHGRVMQHHADAWGLGRRRDFADCLSPELTLAQTPPGFDYPRPVGGARVRHLGPFRDAPTAPFPDDIRLDPDRPFVFVSLGTLQGHRLALLARIARACRRAGAQVLVTHGQGLSAAQAARIPAEWVRAFVPQRAVLARADLCVTHAGLNTTLECLEQGVPMLALPLANDQPGVAARIAACGAGLRLSPRFATERRLSAAVRRLLDEGAFRAQAQRFARQAPAWPGAAGAVDLIETHLFGQASDPVTPAILRA; encoded by the coding sequence ATGGTACTGCATGACAAGCCGGGGTCGTCCATCGTCATGGTCTGTCCCCCCTATCCCAGCCACGTGCAGGCCTTCGAGGCGCTGGCCCGCGAATTGCGCGCACGCGGGCATCAGGTCCGATATCTCTGTGCCGACAGCGCACGCTGCCTGCCCGTGCCGCCCGTACCCCCGCCCGCGCGGCAGCGGCTTGCAGGGCTGCGCGACGACATCGCGCAGGGCGCGGACCGCACCGACCGGCTGTGCCGCCACGGCCCGGCGCTGATCGCGGGGCTGCGCGCCGACCTGATCCTGGGCGACCAGACCGAGCCGGCCGCCGGGCTGATCGCGGAGCACCTGGGCCTGCCGATGATCTCGGTCGCCTGCGCCCTGCCCTTCGACCCCGAACCCGGCGTTCCGCTGCCCTTTCTGGGCTGGCGCTGCGATCCCTCGCCCAAGGGGGTCGAGAGGCTGGCCTCGGCCCGGCGCATCGCCACCTGGGTCATGTCGGCGCATGGCCGGGTGATGCAGCACCATGCCGATGCCTGGGGGCTGGGGCGGCGGCGCGATTTCGCGGATTGCCTGTCGCCTGAACTGACACTGGCGCAGACCCCGCCGGGCTTCGACTATCCCCGCCCGGTGGGCGGCGCGCGGGTCCGGCATCTGGGACCGTTCCGCGACGCCCCCACCGCGCCCTTCCCAGACGACATCCGCCTCGATCCCGACCGGCCCTTCGTCTTCGTCAGCCTGGGCACGCTGCAGGGTCACCGGCTGGCGCTGCTGGCGCGCATCGCGCGGGCCTGCCGCCGCGCCGGGGCGCAGGTGCTGGTGACCCACGGCCAAGGACTGTCGGCGGCCCAAGCCGCCCGCATCCCGGCCGAGTGGGTCCGCGCCTTCGTGCCGCAGCGGGCGGTGCTGGCGCGGGCCGACCTGTGCGTGACCCATGCCGGGCTGAACACCACGCTGGAATGCCTGGAGCAGGGCGTGCCGATGCTGGCCCTGCCCCTGGCCAACGACCAGCCGGGGGTGGCGGCGCGCATCGCGGCCTGCGGGGCGGGGCTGCGCCTGTCGCCACGCTTCGCGACCGAGCGGCGCCTGTCGGCGGCGGTCCGGCGCCTGCTGGACGAGGGGGCGTTCCGTGCCCAGGCCCAACGCTTTGCCCGCCAGGCCCCGGCCTGGCCCGGCGCCGCGGGCGCGGTGGACCTGATCGAGACGCATCTCTTCGGGCAGGCCAGCGACCCGGTCACCCCGGCGATCCTAAGGGCCTGA
- a CDS encoding DUF2585 family protein: MTDDSAPTASRRPLLGWGGTGLAPGPAFLVIALAVAAKLVFFAVLDRPLGCDCGRIWAMPDNPASNSLIMLDPYSLLHLVFGALLVAWLAWMRPGWGTWTLIAVVVTGSTLWELAENLPQSIQLFNYDTGDPRDYRGDSLLNAMADTAAAALGAWIAWRLLPWRAVLVLAAAIEVLVSLWIGDGFLMATLRAVQMI; encoded by the coding sequence ATGACAGATGACAGCGCCCCGACCGCAAGCCGCCGCCCGCTTCTGGGCTGGGGCGGCACGGGGCTGGCCCCCGGCCCGGCCTTTCTGGTCATCGCGCTGGCGGTGGCGGCCAAGCTTGTCTTCTTCGCCGTGCTGGACCGCCCCTTGGGCTGCGATTGTGGGCGAATCTGGGCGATGCCGGACAACCCGGCCTCGAACTCGCTGATCATGCTGGACCCCTACAGCCTGCTGCATCTGGTCTTCGGCGCGCTCTTGGTGGCCTGGCTGGCCTGGATGCGCCCGGGCTGGGGGACCTGGACCCTGATCGCGGTGGTCGTGACCGGCAGCACCCTGTGGGAGCTGGCCGAGAACCTGCCGCAATCCATCCAGCTGTTCAACTATGACACCGGCGACCCGCGCGACTATCGCGGCGACAGCCTGCTGAACGCGATGGCCGACACGGCGGCGGCCGCCTTGGGGGCGTGGATCGCGTGGCGGCTGCTGCCATGGCGGGCGGTGCTGGTGCTGGCCGCCGCCATCGAGGTGCTGGTCTCGCTCTGGATCGGGGACGGGTTCCTCATGGCCACGCTGCGCGCGGTGCAGATGATCTGA
- a CDS encoding DUF4112 domain-containing protein: protein MTDHPDMARFQRLDRLSQRLDSIFRIPGTRIRIGFDSIAGLLPVIGDAAATVPAAWIVLESRRMGLPRHKMMRQIGNVAIDGIVGSIPLLGSLFDIGFKANLRNVEILRRHLDRQP from the coding sequence ATGACAGATCATCCCGACATGGCCCGATTCCAGCGCCTCGACCGGCTGTCGCAGCGGCTCGATTCGATCTTTCGCATCCCGGGCACGCGCATCCGCATCGGCTTCGATTCCATCGCCGGGCTCTTGCCGGTGATCGGGGATGCGGCGGCGACGGTGCCCGCCGCCTGGATCGTGCTGGAAAGCCGCCGCATGGGCCTGCCGCGCCACAAGATGATGCGCCAGATCGGCAATGTCGCGATCGACGGCATCGTGGGCAGCATCCCGCTGCTGGGCAGCCTCTTCGACATCGGCTTCAAGGCCAACCTGCGCAATGTCGAGATCCTGCGCCGGCATCTGGACCGCCAGCCCTGA
- a CDS encoding hybrid-cluster NAD(P)-dependent oxidoreductase: MARPRQNWTAEPWADDEALECVMVVPETRDTYSFIFRAPSGAWFDYQPGQFVTLDLPVPGGNVQRTYTISSSPSRPLSISVTVKAQAASVGTRWMLDHLTPGMRIRAYGPNGIFSFHRHPAAKYLFISAGSGITPMMSMTTWAWDRAQDTDIVFVHAAQRPSDIIFRDQLEHYVARVPGLQLRLTVEQPEPFRVWHGYQGRLNSLMLGLMAPDYLEREVFCCGPEPFMQAVREMLVSLGYDMDRYHQESFGAPVASEAEAPVIEDVAPDQDARAQVHFATSGVTAVCAETDTVLAVAKRAGLNIPSGCTFGLCGTCRIRKTAGEVHMVHNGGISDEDIAEGWILACCSNPMGRIAVEV; the protein is encoded by the coding sequence ATGGCGCGCCCCCGCCAGAACTGGACCGCCGAACCCTGGGCGGATGACGAGGCGCTGGAATGCGTCATGGTCGTGCCCGAGACGCGCGACACCTACAGCTTCATCTTCCGCGCGCCCTCGGGGGCGTGGTTTGACTATCAGCCGGGGCAGTTCGTGACGCTGGACCTGCCGGTTCCGGGTGGCAACGTGCAGCGGACCTACACGATCAGCTCGTCGCCCTCGCGGCCGCTGTCGATCTCGGTCACGGTCAAGGCGCAGGCGGCCTCGGTGGGCACCCGCTGGATGCTGGACCACCTGACGCCGGGGATGCGGATCCGGGCCTATGGCCCGAACGGCATCTTCAGCTTTCACCGCCATCCGGCGGCGAAATACCTGTTCATCTCTGCCGGCTCGGGCATCACGCCGATGATGTCGATGACCACCTGGGCCTGGGACCGGGCGCAGGACACCGACATCGTCTTCGTCCATGCCGCGCAGCGCCCGTCCGACATCATCTTCCGCGACCAGCTGGAACATTACGTCGCCCGCGTGCCGGGCCTGCAGCTGCGCCTGACGGTGGAACAGCCAGAGCCGTTCCGCGTCTGGCACGGCTATCAGGGTCGCCTGAACAGCCTGATGCTGGGCCTGATGGCACCGGATTACTTGGAGCGCGAGGTCTTCTGCTGCGGCCCCGAGCCCTTCATGCAGGCGGTGCGCGAGATGCTGGTCTCGCTTGGCTACGACATGGACCGCTATCACCAGGAAAGCTTCGGCGCGCCAGTGGCCTCCGAGGCCGAGGCGCCGGTGATCGAGGACGTGGCCCCCGATCAGGACGCCCGCGCGCAGGTGCATTTCGCGACCAGCGGCGTGACGGCGGTCTGCGCCGAGACCGACACCGTGCTGGCCGTGGCCAAGCGGGCGGGGCTGAACATCCCCTCGGGCTGCACCTTCGGGCTGTGCGGGACCTGCCGGATCCGCAAGACCGCCGGAGAGGTCCACATGGTCCACAATGGCGGCATCAGCGACGAGGACATCGCCGAGGGCTGGATCCTGGCCTGCTGCTCCAACCCGATGGGCCGCATCGCCGTCGAGGTCTGA
- a CDS encoding aromatic ring-hydroxylating oxygenase subunit alpha, translating into MTHAPTAPMTTAELIATRRPGHALPRDLYCGEDAYRDDLQQIWYREWLFAAPACELAKTGSYVTMQVGDYPVILTRGADGRIRAFHNVCRHRGQRLCAKAGGTNPKLVCPYHQWTYDLDGKLLFARDMGPDFDPSKYSLKPVHCVDLKGMVFICLAQIPPAINELAVNLMRYVAPSGLAEAKVAHSSTIVEKGNWKLVMENNRECYHCGGSHPSLCRTYSDDPLMTVMEGPNAASPEILAHWDRCDAAGLPARFINAPDMQWRMARVPLMDDQESFTMSGKAAVARRMGQMPWNDAGSLMFYHFPSSWNHFLADHAIVFRILPISPTETQVTTNWLVHKDAVEGVDYDLETLTRVWLNTNDEDRQVVEENQAGILSPAYEPGPYSPSQEAGVIHLIDWYCGLMAARLRTRMAAE; encoded by the coding sequence ATGACCCATGCCCCGACCGCCCCGATGACCACCGCCGAGCTGATCGCCACGCGCCGTCCGGGCCACGCGCTGCCGCGCGACCTCTATTGCGGCGAGGACGCCTATCGCGACGATCTGCAGCAGATCTGGTACCGCGAATGGCTGTTCGCGGCCCCCGCCTGCGAGCTGGCCAAGACCGGCAGCTATGTCACGATGCAGGTCGGCGATTACCCGGTGATCCTGACGCGCGGCGCGGACGGGCGCATCCGGGCCTTTCACAATGTCTGCCGCCATCGCGGCCAGCGGCTGTGCGCAAAGGCGGGGGGCACCAACCCCAAGCTGGTCTGCCCCTATCACCAATGGACCTACGATCTGGACGGCAAGCTGCTGTTCGCCCGCGACATGGGCCCCGATTTCGACCCGTCGAAATACAGCCTCAAGCCCGTGCATTGCGTCGATCTGAAGGGGATGGTCTTCATCTGCCTGGCGCAGATCCCGCCCGCCATCAACGAGCTGGCCGTGAACCTGATGCGCTATGTCGCCCCCTCGGGGCTGGCGGAGGCCAAGGTGGCCCACAGCTCGACCATCGTCGAGAAGGGCAACTGGAAGCTGGTGATGGAGAACAACCGCGAATGCTATCATTGCGGCGGCAGCCATCCCTCGCTCTGCCGGACCTATTCCGACGATCCGCTGATGACGGTGATGGAGGGGCCGAACGCGGCCTCGCCCGAGATCCTGGCGCATTGGGACCGCTGCGATGCGGCGGGGCTGCCCGCGCGCTTCATCAATGCGCCCGACATGCAGTGGCGCATGGCGCGGGTGCCGCTGATGGACGATCAGGAAAGCTTCACCATGTCGGGCAAGGCCGCGGTCGCGCGGCGCATGGGCCAGATGCCGTGGAATGACGCGGGCAGCCTGATGTTCTATCACTTCCCGTCGTCCTGGAACCACTTCCTGGCCGATCATGCCATCGTCTTCCGCATCCTGCCGATCAGCCCCACGGAGACGCAGGTCACCACCAACTGGCTGGTCCACAAGGACGCCGTCGAGGGGGTGGATTACGATCTGGAGACGCTGACCCGCGTCTGGCTGAACACCAATGACGAGGACCGCCAGGTGGTCGAGGAGAACCAGGCGGGCATCCTGTCGCCCGCCTACGAGCCCGGCCCCTATTCCCCCAGCCAGGAGGCCGGGGTGATCCACCTGATCGACTGGTATTGCGGGCTGATGGCGGCGCGCTTGAGAACGCGGATGGCGGCGGAATAG
- a CDS encoding ABC transporter ATP-binding protein, which yields MLRQFFAYYRPFMGLFWLDFGCAVLSGLLELAFPLAVTYFIDRLLPQGDWTLTVAAACGLLVLYIVNTGLLTVVIYWGHKLGINIETAMRARAFDHLTRLSWRWYDRARTGKLIARVTRDLEEIGEVAHHGPEDAFIAIMTFVGAFGLMYWINPQLAVIVALIVPAMLALVIVYGGRMTRTWRAIYSRVGDFNVRLEETLGGVRVVQAFGNEAHESHLFAADNARYRQAKLDAYRVMAASSALQYMGLRLVQVIVMVVGAGYVLSGDLTTGGFVGFLLLVGVFYRPLEKIAAVIETYPRGIAGFRRYQELLATEPEIADAPDAIDAPALAGEIRFDNVGFAYDEGRPILQGIDLTVRAGETLAFVGPSGAGKTTLLALLPRFYDPTQGLITIDGIALPQMRLSSLRRQIGLVSQDVFLFGGSLRENIAYGRLDASEDEIRQAAAKAQLSTLIDGLPEGLDTIVGERGVMLSGGQKQRVAIARAFLKNPPILILDEATSALDSQTEREIQSALDALSQGRTTLVIAHRLGTIRNADRIVVMDHGRIAELGTHADLIAQSGIYARLAA from the coding sequence ATGCTGCGCCAGTTCTTCGCCTATTACCGCCCCTTCATGGGCCTCTTCTGGCTGGATTTCGGCTGCGCCGTCCTGTCGGGCCTGCTGGAACTGGCCTTCCCGCTGGCCGTCACCTATTTCATCGACCGGCTGCTGCCGCAGGGCGACTGGACGCTGACCGTCGCCGCCGCCTGCGGGCTGCTGGTCCTTTATATCGTCAATACCGGGCTGCTGACGGTGGTGATCTACTGGGGCCACAAACTGGGCATCAACATCGAGACGGCGATGCGCGCCCGGGCCTTCGACCACCTTACGCGCCTGTCCTGGCGCTGGTACGACCGCGCCCGCACCGGCAAGCTGATCGCCCGCGTCACCCGCGATCTGGAGGAGATCGGCGAGGTCGCCCATCACGGCCCCGAGGATGCCTTCATCGCCATCATGACCTTTGTCGGCGCCTTCGGGCTCATGTACTGGATCAACCCTCAGCTGGCGGTGATCGTGGCGCTGATCGTGCCCGCCATGCTGGCGCTGGTCATCGTCTATGGCGGCCGGATGACCCGCACCTGGCGCGCCATCTATTCCCGCGTCGGCGATTTCAACGTCCGCCTGGAGGAGACCTTGGGCGGGGTCCGCGTCGTGCAGGCCTTCGGCAACGAGGCGCATGAAAGCCACCTGTTCGCCGCCGACAATGCCCGCTACCGGCAGGCCAAGCTGGACGCCTACCGCGTGATGGCGGCATCCTCCGCGCTGCAATACATGGGGCTGCGGCTGGTGCAGGTGATCGTGATGGTCGTGGGCGCGGGCTATGTGCTGTCGGGCGATCTGACCACCGGCGGCTTCGTGGGATTCCTGCTGCTGGTCGGCGTCTTCTACCGCCCCCTGGAAAAGATCGCCGCCGTGATCGAGACCTATCCGCGCGGCATCGCCGGATTCCGCCGCTATCAGGAGCTGCTGGCCACCGAACCCGAGATCGCGGATGCCCCCGACGCCATCGACGCCCCCGCTTTGGCCGGAGAGATCCGCTTCGACAACGTGGGCTTCGCCTATGACGAGGGCCGCCCGATCCTGCAGGGGATCGACCTGACCGTGCGGGCGGGCGAGACGCTGGCCTTCGTCGGCCCCTCGGGCGCGGGCAAGACGACGCTGCTGGCGCTCTTGCCACGCTTCTACGACCCCACGCAGGGGCTCATCACCATCGACGGCATCGCCCTGCCGCAGATGCGCCTGTCCAGCTTGCGCCGCCAGATCGGTCTGGTCAGCCAAGACGTGTTCCTCTTCGGCGGCAGCCTGCGCGAGAACATCGCCTATGGCCGCCTCGACGCCTCGGAAGACGAGATCCGCCAGGCCGCCGCCAAGGCGCAGCTCTCCACGCTGATCGACGGCCTGCCCGAGGGCCTGGACACGATCGTGGGCGAACGCGGGGTGATGCTGTCGGGCGGCCAGAAGCAGCGCGTGGCCATCGCCCGCGCCTTCCTGAAGAACCCGCCCATCCTGATCCTGGACGAGGCCACCAGCGCCTTGGACAGCCAGACCGAACGAGAGATCCAGTCGGCGCTGGACGCCCTCTCGCAAGGCCGCACCACGCTGGTCATCGCCCACCGCTTGGGCACGATCCGCAATGCCGACCGCATCGTCGTCATGGACCATGGCCGCATCGCCGAACTCGGCACCCATGCCGACCTGATCGCGCAGAGCGGCATCTATGCCCGCCTCGCGGCCTGA
- a CDS encoding siderophore-interacting protein has protein sequence MSLLASHRRHGVIPRASGAAAAALKARASAWEAPLTETPGVLSLFVWGCELRLTAETDSARIELLAPEARLIGTLQDSATEIFAEAGLEVAWDRVDEGALAPGLSVMRVAAVIRRSPGFLRIRLQGPEAARFGETSLHFRLLLPPPGRAAVWPRVAASGRTSWPEGADALHRPVYTVAAQQGDCLEFDIFRHAGSPTCDWAMSGVEGSQVAIIGPGGGWCPEGPALSLFGDQTALPAIARMLDLAPHLVSGPVRAWIRAAPEDLGALADDPRLTRTDDLLGALAAANLPQGHVWLAGHAPEARAARQHLLARGWPRRDFTAAAYWD, from the coding sequence ATGTCGCTTCTTGCCAGCCACCGCCGCCACGGCGTCATTCCCCGCGCCTCGGGCGCCGCCGCCGCCGCGCTGAAGGCCCGCGCCAGCGCGTGGGAGGCGCCCCTGACCGAGACGCCGGGGGTGCTGTCCCTGTTTGTCTGGGGTTGCGAATTGCGCCTGACCGCCGAGACCGACAGCGCCCGGATCGAGCTGCTGGCCCCCGAGGCGCGGCTGATCGGCACCTTGCAGGACAGCGCCACCGAGATCTTCGCCGAGGCCGGGCTGGAGGTCGCATGGGACCGCGTCGACGAGGGCGCGCTGGCGCCGGGCCTGTCGGTGATGCGCGTGGCCGCCGTCATCCGCCGCAGCCCGGGCTTTCTGCGCATCCGCCTGCAGGGCCCCGAGGCCGCGCGCTTCGGCGAGACCAGCCTGCATTTCCGCCTGCTGCTGCCGCCCCCGGGCCGGGCGGCGGTCTGGCCGCGCGTCGCGGCCTCGGGGCGGACCTCATGGCCCGAGGGGGCGGATGCGCTGCACCGGCCCGTCTATACGGTTGCGGCGCAGCAGGGGGATTGCCTGGAGTTCGACATCTTCCGCCATGCGGGCAGCCCGACCTGCGATTGGGCCATGTCGGGGGTCGAGGGATCGCAGGTGGCGATCATCGGCCCGGGCGGCGGCTGGTGCCCCGAGGGACCGGCGCTGAGCCTCTTCGGTGACCAGACGGCGCTGCCGGCCATCGCCCGGATGCTGGATCTGGCGCCGCATCTGGTCAGCGGGCCGGTCCGCGCCTGGATCCGCGCGGCGCCCGAGGATCTGGGTGCGCTGGCCGATGATCCGCGCCTGACGCGGACCGACGATCTGCTGGGGGCGCTGGCGGCGGCGAATCTGCCCCAGGGCCATGTCTGGTTGGCGGGCCACGCGCCCGAGGCGCGGGCGGCGCGGCAGCATCTGCTGGCGCGGGGCTGGCCGCGGCGCGACTTCACCGCCGCGGCCTATTGGGATTGA